GATGATCAAGTTTGCCGCCCAGGCGGGTGCCATAGATGAAGAGAAAGTGATCCTGGAAAGCCTCGGCGCGATCAAACGCGCGGGCGCGGATCTGATCTTCAGCTATTTCGCGCTGGATCTGGCCGAGAAGAACATTCTGCGTTAATCCTCATCCCCTCTCCCTTCGGGGGGAGGGGGTGCTCGTCATAACGTCACCAAACTGCAATACCACCGACATCTCCCCCTTCTACTGTCTTTGCAAGACGGCAGGAGGAGTGACTATGTTTAGTCTCGATAGCGTTCTCGATGACCTTTGGCCTCAGGCGAGGCCCGCACCCTGGCAAAAAAATCTCTTAAAAAAGCTGCTCTACGAAGAAGAATTCCAGCAATTTGCCGCCGCCCATCGCCACTTGAAAGGGCTGGATATGGTGGAGCAGATTCTGGAGCATCTCGATATTCACTGCACCGTTTCAGCCCGCGACCTCGAACAGATCCCCGACCACGGTCCGCTCGTCATTATTGCAAATCACCCTACAGGCACCCTCGACGGGCTGGCGCTCATGTACGCCGTCTCCCGCGTGCGTCGTGATGTGAAAGTGGTAACCAACCGGCTGCTTACCCACCTTGAGCCGCTCGGCTCACTGTTCATCCCGGTCGATAACATCAACGGCAGAACGTCAAAGTCCTCGCTGATGCAGATGGAGCAGCATCTGCACAACGGCGGCGTACTGATTTTCTTCCCGGCAGGCGAAGTGTCGCGGCCAACGCGCAAAGGCATCCGCGATAAAAAATGGCATTCAGGCTTTATCAAACTGGCCGGTAAACTGCGTGCCCCGCTGTTGCCGATGCATATTCAGGCGCGCAACGGCCTTTTCTTCTATGCCAGCACGCTGGTCTCGCCCACCCTGTCGATGCTTTTGCTGATGCAGCAGATGTTCCGCCGCCGCCACAGCACGCTGCCAATCACAATCGGCCAGCAGATTGCCTGGAGCCAGTGGTTTAGCGCCGGTCTTTCATCGCGTGAGATGGCCGAGCGATGCCGTCAGCACGTGATGCGTCTTGGCAAGGGCTTGCCGGGCGTTTTCAAAACCCAGTGCGCCATCGCCCGAGCGGAAGACCGGGCCACCCTGAAGCGCGCGCTGGCGCAGGCCGAATGTCTGGGGAAAACCAGCGATGGCAAAACCGTCTACCTGTGGCAGCGCAACGGCCAGGAGGAGGCACCAGTATTGCGTGAGCTGGGTCGTTTGCGGGAGATTGCGTTTCGCGCGGTCGACGAAGGCAGCGGTAAACGCCGCGACACCGACCGCTACGACGATGACTATCTGCATCTGATCCTCTGGGATGACGACGATCTTGAGATCGTCGGGGCGTACCGCTTTATGCCCACGGCGATGCAAATCGCTCAGCGCGGCGTGGAGGGACTCTACAGCCACAGCCTGTTCCACTATGACCAGCAGATGAAAGAGGTGCTGGAGCACGGCATCGAACTGGGGCGCAGCTTTATCCAGCCGCGCTACTGGGGACGGCGTGGCCTGGATTACCTGTGGTCGGGCATTGGTGCCTATCTGGCACGTTATCCGCACTACCGCTATCTTTTCGGGCCGGTCTCTATTTCTGGCGGGCTGCCGCCCGCCGCGCGGGATCTGTTGGTGGCGTTTTACCGGCTCTGGTTTCCGGCAAGCCACCCGCTCGCCGCCTCGCGCCAGCCTTATCCGGCATCGCTCCCGGACGTGCTCGCCCAGTTTGGCGGCGTGGATTACGCCGAGGATCTGACCAGGCTGAAATCCCTGCTGGGTAACCTCGGGTGCGGCATTCCCCCGCTCTACAAACAGTATTCAGAGCTGTGCGAGCCCGGCGGCGTGCAGTTTATCGATTTCGGCAGCGATCCGGCGTTCGGTCACTGCGTTGACGGGCTGGTGCTGGTGGATTTGTGCTATCTGAAGGCGAACCGTTATCAGCGCTATATCGCGGTGCACCTTTAGCCCCGCTGCCCGGTAGCGCTACGCATACCGGGCCTGCAAGGAAACCCAGGCCGGGTAAGGCAACGCCGCCACCCGGCAAGAACGGTGTACAAGCGGCGGGGTCAAGGACGATAAAACGGCTTATCCCCCAGAATCGTCGCCCGGTGCATAATCCGCCGCTGTGGCAGATAATCCGCATTCGCATAGTGCTGGGTGACGCGGTTATCCCAGATAGCGAGGTCATTCTCCTGCCAGCGCCAGCGCACCTGAAACTCCGGTCTGGTGATGTGCGCGAACAGGAAGCTCAGCAGCGCCTCACTCTCCTTTTCGCTCACGTCAACGATGCGGGTGGTAAACCCTTCGTTCACGAACAGCGCCTGTTTGCCCGTTACCGGATGCGTGCGCACCACCGGATGCAGCAGCGGCGGATGCTTCGCCACCGCCTCCTGCCAGCGCTGATGCTCCTCGTCGCTGTTCCGGTACTTGTACTCCTGGAAGGATTTTTTAAAATCATGTTCCGCCCGCAGCCCGCTCAGTAGCGCCCTGAACGGTGCTGAAAGCGCTTCAAAGGCGGCAATCCCACTGGCCCACAGCGTATCGCCCCCCGTTTCGGGCAGCTGCTTCGCCGCCAGAATCGCCCCGGCGGGCGGCGTCTCAATAAAGGTGACGTCGGTATGCCAGTTGTCATTATCCGGCGGATTATCGTTGTGGGTGTCCAGGACAATAATCTCCTCGACGCCTTCCGCATGCGGGTAAACCGGGTGGATATGCAGATCGCCGAAGCGCTGAGCCAGCGCCCGCTGCTGCTGGGGCGAGATCGCCTGCTCGCGCAGGAACACCACCTGATGGCGCAGAACCGCGTGGTAGAGCTGTTCAAACTGGTTATCGCTCAGCGGACGGGTCACGTCCAGGCCAGCGACCTGCGCCCCGATGTTTGGCCCCAGCGGGGTAATGATCAAACGTTCACTCATTGTATTTCTCCATGCCAGGGCGTCAGGCGGCGCTGTAACGCACGCAGCCCCAGTTCTAATCCAAAGGCGATCGCGGCGATGACCGCAATCCCCGCCAGTACGACGTCAGTCGCCAGAAACTCACCCGCCGACTGCACCATAAACCCAAGCCCGCGCGTGGCCGCGATAAGCTCTGCCGCCACCAGCGTGGACCAGCCGACGCCAAGACCAATGCGTAGCCCGGTTAATATCTCCGGCAGCGCGCCGGGTAAAATCACGAACAGCAGCACCTGAACGCGGCTGGCCCCGAGCGATTGCGCCGCGCGGATCCGCACCTGCTGGGCACTCTTCACTCCCGCCAGCGCCGACAGGGCAACCGGCGCAAAGATGGCGAGATAAATCAGCAGGATTTTGGACGTTTCACCAATGCCAAACCAAATCACCATCAGCGGCAAATAGGCCAGGGGCGGAACCGGGCGATAAAGCTCAATCAGCGGGTCGAGAATGCCGCGCACCGTCGGGCTTAGCCCCATGGCGATACCCACCGGCACGCCGATCAGCACCGCCGCCAGCAGCGCGACCAGAATGCGTGCCAGGCTGGCCCCTAAGTGTTGCCAGAGCGTCGCATCCATAAACCCCTGCGGCCCGGCGATGGTGATCAGTTTTTCCAGCACCTGTCCCGGCGGCGGCAGGAACAGCGGGCTGATCCACTGCTGCGCCGCCACGGCCCACCACGCCACCAGCAGCACCAGCAGCGTGCCGACGCTCAGGGTGAGCTGATGTGAAAACGGCCAGCGCAACGCGAGGCGCGTGCGGCGCGCTTTTTCACTGAAAACGATGCTCATGAGAACGCCTCCCGCTGTTCAAACACGCGGCTCAGCACGTATTCACGTTTTTCGATAAACCGCGGATCGGACTTGATGCTGCGCACCGACTCCCCCGCCACGAAGCGGCGGGCAAAGTCGAGCGACAGGCGCTCCACCACTCGCCCCGGCCCCGGCGACAGCAGCACGAGGTGGGTCGCCATAAACACCGCTTCTTCGATATCGTGGGTGATCAGCAGGACCTGCTTACCGGTTTCATGCCACAGGCGTAAAAGCAGGGTCTGCATCTGCTCGCGGGTAAAGGCATCCAGCGCCCCGAACGGCTCGTCGAGCAGGAGCAGTTGTGGGCTGGCGGCTAAGGCTCTGGCAATGCCGACGCGCTGACGTTGGCCGCCAGACAGCTGCCAGATAAAGCGTTTTTCAGCGCCCTCAAGCCCGACTTTTTTCAACATCTCCCGCGCGGTGGCAAGGCGCTGTTCGCGCCCGACTCCCGCCAGCTGTAAACCGAACGCCACGTTTTCCTGAACGTTTCGCCAGGGAAGCAGGCCTTCATTCTGAAAGACCACGCCGCGCTCGGCGCCCGGCCCATCAACCTTTTTCCCTTCCAGGTGAATGCTGCCGCGCTGATAAGGGACAAATCCGGCGATCAGGTTGAGCAGCGTGGTTTTCCCGCAGCCGGAGGGGCCGAGTACCACCAGCAGTTCACCGCCGTCCAGCGTCAGGTTAATCTCTTCCAGCGCCGGTTTGCCGCCGTAATCTGCAGACAGGTTCGTTATCGTCAGCATGGCAGCCCCCTTATTTCACAAAGCGATCGGTCACGTACTGGCTGTAATCCGCGGCCACCGCAGGCACTTTGCCCTGCTCTTTCAGGAACGTTGCCGTGTCGACGATGGCTTTGTTCACCGGCCCGGTTAACTGCTGTACCTGCTGAGCGGGCGTGAGATAGGTATTGCCCTTCACCAGCCCCGGCACGTCAGCCTCCGGCACGCCGCTCAGGCGCGACAGTTTTTCCAGGTTAGCAGGCTCGCTCAGCCACGCATTGGGATTGCTGATATAGGGCTGCTGCGCGTCGAGGGCGCTTTTAGCAAAGGCCTTCACCACCTCCGGGTGTTTTTCGGCGAAATCCTTACGCACTACCCACACGTCGAGCGTGGGCGCGCCCCACTCACCGACTTTTGCGGAGTCCGTCAGAACGGTGCCGTCTTTTTCCAGCTCGTTCACGGCGGGCGCCCAGACGTAGGCTCCGTCAATATCACCGCGCTGCCAGGCTGCAATAATGGCCGGCGGCTGGAGGTTGAGAATTTGCACCTGGCCCGGCTTAATGCCCCAGTGTTTAAGCGCCGCCAGCAGGCTGTAATGGGTGGTGGAGATAAACGGCACGGCGATGCGCTTGCCAATCAGATCCTCGGGTTTGGTGATGGTTTTTTTCACCACCAGCGCTTCGGAGTTCCCGAGCTGCGAGGCCAGCAGGAAGACCTCAATCGGCACCTGCTGGCTGGCGGCCACGGCCAGCGGGCTGGAGCCGAGATTGCCAATCTGCACGTCGCCGGAGGCTAACGCCCGGACGATGGCCGCTCCGCTGTCGAACTTGCGCCAGTCGACTTTCGCCCCGCTCTCTTTGGCAAAGGTGTTATCGGCCTGCGCGACTTTCGCCGGCTCGGCAGAGGTTTGATACGCAACGGTGACCTCCACCGCCTGCGCCTGAAATGCCCACAGCGCCAGCGCGCCGAGTAGTGTGATCCGCGATGAAACTGCCATAGTGCCTGCTCCCCTTGTTGTTATGGAGGCAGTATTTCCGGCGCAGGAATTTTGATAAAGGAATAAAAAAGAATCGCTAATGACGATTCGTTTTTAGATAAAAAGCGGGAAAGGATAGTTGGTTTTGTGCGGTTGTTTTGTGCCGGGTGGCGGCTACGCCTTACCCGGCAAAGCACTCAGCGCTGCGCGTTCAGCTCAGCGATGTCTTTCGGTGTGGTCCGACAGCAGCCGCCAATCAGCTTCGCGCCAGCTTCCAGCCACTGGGGCAGATACCCCGCCAGCGTCTCGCAGGCTTCACCGTGGTGATGCCAGGTTTTCGTCACCGCATCATAATGCTCCCCCGAGTTCGGGTAGACCACCAGCGGCAGCGCCGTCAGGCTGTTCAGGTGTTTCAGGGCCGCCGTGGTGTTTTCCAGCGCGATACAGTTAATCCCCAGCGCCACAATCTGCGGGTAATGACTCAGTGCAGAGACCACCTCGCGCAGCGCCGTGCCGTCGCTCAGATGCTCGCTGTCACGCAGCGTAAACGAGAACCACGCCCGGGCGCGGGGATACTCTGCCAACAGTGATGCCAGCGCTTTAATCTCCGCAAAGGATGGCAGCGTTTCGCAGGCCAGCAAATCGGCACCCGCATCCAGCAAGGCTTCCACGCGCGGACGGTGGAACCGGGTAAATTCCTCAGCGCTACGCACGTAGTCACCGCGATACTCAGAACCATCCGCCAGGTATGCGCCGTACGGCCCCACGGACCCCGCCACCAGCAGCGTGCACGCGTTTGCGTTTTCGGCGAGATACGCTTCCCGCGCCTTACGCGCCAGCTCCACGCTTTTGCCGATCAGCACACGCGATTGCGCCTCGTCCAGCCCGCGCGCGGCAAAGCCCGCTGGCGTGGCCTGGTAGCTGGCGGTGATCGCCACCTGGGCACCGGCACGGTAGTAATCCAGATGCACCTCGCGGATTAGCTCCGGGTTTTCCACCAGGACTTTGGCAGACCAGAGGCTGTCAGCCAGGTTACAACCGCGCGCTTCCAGCTGTGTTGCCATCGCGCCATCGAGCACCACGTAAGGCTGCGTTTCAAGGAGGGCGGTGAGCGGATTATTCTGCGACATGTTCAGGCTCCTGCGTCGTCGTTTTTTGGGTCAGATAGTACGCACCATAACACAGGGCGACAAACGGCAGCCCGCAGTAAAGGGCAATTCTCTGGCTCGCGTCAAACGCCAGGCCGATACAGGCCACCACGCACAGAATAAAGCCCAGCACCGGCACCAGCGGATACCACGGCGCGCGGTACTGCAGCGCCGAGAGCGGCTGGCCGGACTGCAGGTGACGACGACGAAAGACGAAGTGCGAGGCGCAGATGCTGATCCACACCGCCACCACCGCAAACCCGGAAATTGCCGAGAGTGCGACAAACACCGTGTCCGGGGCCACCACGCTTGAAAAGAGCGCCAGCACGCCGCCGAGCATCGACACGGAGAGCGCCGTCAGCGGCACGCCGTTTTTATTAACGCGGGCAAAGCAGCGCGGCAGGGTTTTCTCGTTGGACAGCGACCACAGCATGCGCCCGGATGCATACAGCCCCGAGTTGGCCGCCGAGAGGATCGCCGTCAGGATCACAAAGTTAAAGATATCCGCGGCATAGGGAATACCGACTTTTTCAAACACCAGCACGAACGGGCTTTTTTCCACGCCGGCCTGCTGCATTGGGATCAGCGCTGCCAGTACAAATACGGTGCCGATAAAGAAAATGATCAGCCGGGCGATGGTGGTACGGATCGCCACCGGAATGACCCGGTGCGGATCCTCGGTCTCCCCTGCCGCAATGCCAATCAGCTCCGTTCCCGA
This region of Enterobacter cancerogenus genomic DNA includes:
- the tauD gene encoding taurine dioxygenase; amino-acid sequence: MSERLIITPLGPNIGAQVAGLDVTRPLSDNQFEQLYHAVLRHQVVFLREQAISPQQQRALAQRFGDLHIHPVYPHAEGVEEIIVLDTHNDNPPDNDNWHTDVTFIETPPAGAILAAKQLPETGGDTLWASGIAAFEALSAPFRALLSGLRAEHDFKKSFQEYKYRNSDEEHQRWQEAVAKHPPLLHPVVRTHPVTGKQALFVNEGFTTRIVDVSEKESEALLSFLFAHITRPEFQVRWRWQENDLAIWDNRVTQHYANADYLPQRRIMHRATILGDKPFYRP
- the mmuM gene encoding homocysteine S-methyltransferase, which encodes MSQNNPLTALLETQPYVVLDGAMATQLEARGCNLADSLWSAKVLVENPELIREVHLDYYRAGAQVAITASYQATPAGFAARGLDEAQSRVLIGKSVELARKAREAYLAENANACTLLVAGSVGPYGAYLADGSEYRGDYVRSAEEFTRFHRPRVEALLDAGADLLACETLPSFAEIKALASLLAEYPRARAWFSFTLRDSEHLSDGTALREVVSALSHYPQIVALGINCIALENTTAALKHLNSLTALPLVVYPNSGEHYDAVTKTWHHHGEACETLAGYLPQWLEAGAKLIGGCCRTTPKDIAELNAQR
- the tauC gene encoding taurine ABC transporter permease TauC; this encodes MSIVFSEKARRTRLALRWPFSHQLTLSVGTLLVLLVAWWAVAAQQWISPLFLPPPGQVLEKLITIAGPQGFMDATLWQHLGASLARILVALLAAVLIGVPVGIAMGLSPTVRGILDPLIELYRPVPPLAYLPLMVIWFGIGETSKILLIYLAIFAPVALSALAGVKSAQQVRIRAAQSLGASRVQVLLFVILPGALPEILTGLRIGLGVGWSTLVAAELIAATRGLGFMVQSAGEFLATDVVLAGIAVIAAIAFGLELGLRALQRRLTPWHGEIQ
- a CDS encoding lysophospholipid acyltransferase family protein; translation: MFSLDSVLDDLWPQARPAPWQKNLLKKLLYEEEFQQFAAAHRHLKGLDMVEQILEHLDIHCTVSARDLEQIPDHGPLVIIANHPTGTLDGLALMYAVSRVRRDVKVVTNRLLTHLEPLGSLFIPVDNINGRTSKSSLMQMEQHLHNGGVLIFFPAGEVSRPTRKGIRDKKWHSGFIKLAGKLRAPLLPMHIQARNGLFFYASTLVSPTLSMLLLMQQMFRRRHSTLPITIGQQIAWSQWFSAGLSSREMAERCRQHVMRLGKGLPGVFKTQCAIARAEDRATLKRALAQAECLGKTSDGKTVYLWQRNGQEEAPVLRELGRLREIAFRAVDEGSGKRRDTDRYDDDYLHLILWDDDDLEIVGAYRFMPTAMQIAQRGVEGLYSHSLFHYDQQMKEVLEHGIELGRSFIQPRYWGRRGLDYLWSGIGAYLARYPHYRYLFGPVSISGGLPPAARDLLVAFYRLWFPASHPLAASRQPYPASLPDVLAQFGGVDYAEDLTRLKSLLGNLGCGIPPLYKQYSELCEPGGVQFIDFGSDPAFGHCVDGLVLVDLCYLKANRYQRYIAVHL
- the tauB gene encoding taurine ABC transporter ATP-binding subunit, whose protein sequence is MLTITNLSADYGGKPALEEINLTLDGGELLVVLGPSGCGKTTLLNLIAGFVPYQRGSIHLEGKKVDGPGAERGVVFQNEGLLPWRNVQENVAFGLQLAGVGREQRLATAREMLKKVGLEGAEKRFIWQLSGGQRQRVGIARALAASPQLLLLDEPFGALDAFTREQMQTLLLRLWHETGKQVLLITHDIEEAVFMATHLVLLSPGPGRVVERLSLDFARRFVAGESVRSIKSDPRFIEKREYVLSRVFEQREAFS
- the mmuP gene encoding S-methylmethionine permease, with the protein product MQTEQNGQLKRTMKTRHLIMLSLGGVIGTGLFFNTGYIISTTGAAGTLLAYLIGALVVWLVMQCLGELSVAMPETGAFHVYAARYLGPATGYTVAWLYWLTWTVALGSSFTAAGFCMQYWFPQVPVWAWCVVFCAVIFGLNVISTRFFAEGEFWFSLVKVITIIAFIILGGAAIFGFIPMQDGSPAPGLSNITAEGWFPHGGLPILMTMVAVNFAFSGTELIGIAAGETEDPHRVIPVAIRTTIARLIIFFIGTVFVLAALIPMQQAGVEKSPFVLVFEKVGIPYAADIFNFVILTAILSAANSGLYASGRMLWSLSNEKTLPRCFARVNKNGVPLTALSVSMLGGVLALFSSVVAPDTVFVALSAISGFAVVAVWISICASHFVFRRRHLQSGQPLSALQYRAPWYPLVPVLGFILCVVACIGLAFDASQRIALYCGLPFVALCYGAYYLTQKTTTQEPEHVAE
- the tauA gene encoding taurine ABC transporter substrate-binding protein, which encodes MAVSSRITLLGALALWAFQAQAVEVTVAYQTSAEPAKVAQADNTFAKESGAKVDWRKFDSGAAIVRALASGDVQIGNLGSSPLAVAASQQVPIEVFLLASQLGNSEALVVKKTITKPEDLIGKRIAVPFISTTHYSLLAALKHWGIKPGQVQILNLQPPAIIAAWQRGDIDGAYVWAPAVNELEKDGTVLTDSAKVGEWGAPTLDVWVVRKDFAEKHPEVVKAFAKSALDAQQPYISNPNAWLSEPANLEKLSRLSGVPEADVPGLVKGNTYLTPAQQVQQLTGPVNKAIVDTATFLKEQGKVPAVAADYSQYVTDRFVK